Proteins encoded within one genomic window of Odocoileus virginianus isolate 20LAN1187 ecotype Illinois chromosome 2, Ovbor_1.2, whole genome shotgun sequence:
- the ZBTB6 gene encoding zinc finger and BTB domain-containing protein 6 isoform X2 — translation MAAESDVLHFQFEQQGDVVLQKMNLLRQQNLFCDVSIYINDTEFQGHKVILAACSTFMRDQFLLTQSKHVRITILQSAEVGRKLLLSCYTGALEVKRKELLKYLTAASYLQMVHIVEKCTEALSKYLEIDLSMKNNNQHADLCQSSDPDVKNEDENSDKDCEIIEISEDSPVNIDFHVKEEESNVLQSTVESLTAEREEMRSPELSSVDMGFKDNEIRILHVESISTGGVENGKFSQPCTSSKASMYFSETQHSLINSTVESRVAEVPGNQDQGLFCENTEGSHGPVNEVQNLGDAFSLRHQCPRCPRGFLHVENYLRHLKMHKLFLCLQCGKTFTQKKNLNRHIRGHMGIRPFQCTVCLKTFTAKSTLQDHLNIHSGDRPYKCHCCDMDFKHKSALKKHLTSLHGRSSGEKLPRHDLERQNLL, via the coding sequence ATGGCTGCTGAGTCTGATGTTCTGCACTTCCAGTTTGAACAACAAGGAGATGTAGTCTTGCAGAAAATGAACCTCTTGAGGCAGCAGAATTTATTTTGTGATGTGTCGATTTATATTAATGACACTGAGTTCCAGGGACACAAGGTGATTTTAGCTGCTTGCTCCACCTTTATGAGAGATCAGTTTTTACTCACACAGTCAAAACATGTCAGAATCACCATCTTGCAGAGTGCAGAAGTTGGCAGAAAATTGTTGCTCTCTTGCTACACTGGAGCACTTGAAGTTAAAAGGAAAGAGCTTTTGAAATATTTGACTGCTGCCAGTTACCTTCAGATGGTTCACATTGTGGAAAAGTGCACAGAAGCTTTGTCAAAGTATCTGGAAATTGATCTTTCTATGAAAAATAACAATCAGCATGCTGACCTGTGTCAATCCTCTGATCCAGATGTTaagaatgaagatgaaaattCAGATAAAGACTGTGAGATCATTGAAATTTCAGAAGATAGTCCTGTAAACATAGATTTCCATGTTAAAGAAGAGGAAAGCAACGTTTTACAGTCTACAGTAGAGAGCTTgacagcagagagagaggaaatgagaTCACCAGAGCTGTCTTCAGTAGACATGGGTTTTAAAGACAATGAAATTCGTATCCTCCATGTGGAATCTATCAGTACTGGGGGTGTAGAAAATGGAAAGTTTTCACAGCCCTGTACCTCTTCAAAAGCAAGCATGTATTTCTCAGAAACACAGCATTCGCTGATCAATTCTACAGTTGAGAGCAGAGTGGCAGAAGTTCCTGGAAATCAAGATCAAGGCTTATTTTGTGAGAACACTGAAGGAAGTCATGGTCCAGTGAATGAGGTTCAGAATCTAGGGGATGCTTTTTCCCTGAGGCACCAGTGCCCCCGGTGCCCTCGAGGGTTTCTTCACGTTGAGAACTATTTGCGCCACCTTAAGATGCATAAACTGTTCTTGTGCTTACAATGTGGGAAAACatttacacaaaagaaaaatctcaacagGCACATTCGAGGGCACATGGGCATACGGCCCTTTCAGTGTACTGTGTGCTTGAAGACATTTACTGCGAAAAGCACACTTCAGGACCACTTGAATATACACAGTGGGGATCGGCCATATAAATGCCACTGTTGTGACATGGATTTCAAGCACAAATCTGCCCTCAAAAAGCATTTAACCTCACTCCATGGCAGAAGCAGTGGTGAAAAACTACCTAGGCATGATCTGGAAAGGCAAAACCTACTGTAA
- the ZBTB6 gene encoding zinc finger and BTB domain-containing protein 6 isoform X1, giving the protein MKDLVFAKKIVTMAAESDVLHFQFEQQGDVVLQKMNLLRQQNLFCDVSIYINDTEFQGHKVILAACSTFMRDQFLLTQSKHVRITILQSAEVGRKLLLSCYTGALEVKRKELLKYLTAASYLQMVHIVEKCTEALSKYLEIDLSMKNNNQHADLCQSSDPDVKNEDENSDKDCEIIEISEDSPVNIDFHVKEEESNVLQSTVESLTAEREEMRSPELSSVDMGFKDNEIRILHVESISTGGVENGKFSQPCTSSKASMYFSETQHSLINSTVESRVAEVPGNQDQGLFCENTEGSHGPVNEVQNLGDAFSLRHQCPRCPRGFLHVENYLRHLKMHKLFLCLQCGKTFTQKKNLNRHIRGHMGIRPFQCTVCLKTFTAKSTLQDHLNIHSGDRPYKCHCCDMDFKHKSALKKHLTSLHGRSSGEKLPRHDLERQNLL; this is encoded by the coding sequence aTTGTGACCATGGCTGCTGAGTCTGATGTTCTGCACTTCCAGTTTGAACAACAAGGAGATGTAGTCTTGCAGAAAATGAACCTCTTGAGGCAGCAGAATTTATTTTGTGATGTGTCGATTTATATTAATGACACTGAGTTCCAGGGACACAAGGTGATTTTAGCTGCTTGCTCCACCTTTATGAGAGATCAGTTTTTACTCACACAGTCAAAACATGTCAGAATCACCATCTTGCAGAGTGCAGAAGTTGGCAGAAAATTGTTGCTCTCTTGCTACACTGGAGCACTTGAAGTTAAAAGGAAAGAGCTTTTGAAATATTTGACTGCTGCCAGTTACCTTCAGATGGTTCACATTGTGGAAAAGTGCACAGAAGCTTTGTCAAAGTATCTGGAAATTGATCTTTCTATGAAAAATAACAATCAGCATGCTGACCTGTGTCAATCCTCTGATCCAGATGTTaagaatgaagatgaaaattCAGATAAAGACTGTGAGATCATTGAAATTTCAGAAGATAGTCCTGTAAACATAGATTTCCATGTTAAAGAAGAGGAAAGCAACGTTTTACAGTCTACAGTAGAGAGCTTgacagcagagagagaggaaatgagaTCACCAGAGCTGTCTTCAGTAGACATGGGTTTTAAAGACAATGAAATTCGTATCCTCCATGTGGAATCTATCAGTACTGGGGGTGTAGAAAATGGAAAGTTTTCACAGCCCTGTACCTCTTCAAAAGCAAGCATGTATTTCTCAGAAACACAGCATTCGCTGATCAATTCTACAGTTGAGAGCAGAGTGGCAGAAGTTCCTGGAAATCAAGATCAAGGCTTATTTTGTGAGAACACTGAAGGAAGTCATGGTCCAGTGAATGAGGTTCAGAATCTAGGGGATGCTTTTTCCCTGAGGCACCAGTGCCCCCGGTGCCCTCGAGGGTTTCTTCACGTTGAGAACTATTTGCGCCACCTTAAGATGCATAAACTGTTCTTGTGCTTACAATGTGGGAAAACatttacacaaaagaaaaatctcaacagGCACATTCGAGGGCACATGGGCATACGGCCCTTTCAGTGTACTGTGTGCTTGAAGACATTTACTGCGAAAAGCACACTTCAGGACCACTTGAATATACACAGTGGGGATCGGCCATATAAATGCCACTGTTGTGACATGGATTTCAAGCACAAATCTGCCCTCAAAAAGCATTTAACCTCACTCCATGGCAGAAGCAGTGGTGAAAAACTACCTAGGCATGATCTGGAAAGGCAAAACCTACTGTAA